A single region of the Ziziphus jujuba cultivar Dongzao chromosome 10, ASM3175591v1 genome encodes:
- the LOC107412090 gene encoding protein HASTY 1 isoform X1 codes for MEESSSSNNMASNVARAIAVALNFSTTPEDRKAAVSYLESIKAGDIRVLANTSFLLVKKDWSSEIRLHAFKMLQHLVRLRWEELSSIERRNFANVALDLMSEMANPCEEWALKSQTAALVAEIVRREVHLWHELLPSLVSLSGKGPVQAELVSMMLRWLPEDITVHNEDLEGDRRRLLLRGLTQSLPEILPLLYTLLERHFGCAVNEAGKQQLDLAKQHAATVTATLNAVNAYAEWAPLPDLAKYGIIHGCSFLLSSPDFRLHACEFFKLVSPRKRPFDESAPDFDSAMRNIFHTLMNLSKEFLYKSGSSSGALDESDIEFAEYICESMVFLGSSNLQCIAGDSTLLPLYFQLMLGFFQHFKLALHFQSLLFWLALMRDLMSKPKVVHSTGDGSVVKALGSGSVQVDNEKKVILSFVNDDMCTAILDISFQRMLKKEKVPLGISMGSLELWSEDFEGKGDFGQYRSKLLELIKFIASYKPLIAGIKVSERIDTIIKTLLLSSMPAQELAVMDSMQLALENVVSTVFDGSNEIVGGSSEVQLALCRIFEGLLQQLLSLKWTEPALVEVLGHYLDAFGPFLKFFPDAVGSVINKLFELLTSLPFVVKDPSTNSARHARLQICTSFIRIAKAADKSVLPHMKGIADTMAYLQREGRLLRGEHNLLGEAFLVMASAAGIQQQQEVLAWLLEPLSQQWTQLDWQNNYLSEPLGIVRLCFETPMMWSIFHTVTFFEKALKRSGTRKAQPNLQNNLAASSTFLHPMASHLSWMLPPLLKLLRVVHSLWSPSVSQSLPVEVKAAMTMSDVERFSLLGEGNPKLSKGASISAEGYQISISKEGYTEPNENDIRNWLKGIRDSGYNVLGLSTTIGDTLFKCLDIHSVALALMENIQSMEFRHIRQLVHSALIPLVKNCPSDMWEVWLEKLLHPLFLHSQQVLSCSWSSLLHEGRAKVPDAHGILAGSDLKVEVMEEKLLRDLTREVCSLLSVIASPQLNTRLPTLESSGHISRVDTSSLKELDAFTSNSMVGFILKHKNLALPALHICLGAFTWTDGEAVTKVSSFCATLVVLAISTRSVELQEFVSKDLFSAIIQGLALESNAIISADLVGLCREIFIYLCDRDSAPRKVLLSLPSITPQDLLAFEEALTKTSSPKEQKQHMKSLLLLATGNKLKALAAQKSVNVITNVSMRPRSMVNSTETRVDESEAVGLAAIL; via the exons ATGGAAGAGAGCAGTAGCAGCAACAACATGGCTAGCAATGTGGCCAGAGCCATAGCCGTAGCCCTGAACTTTAGCACCACTCCCGAAGATCGCAAAGCCGCCGTCTCTTACCTTGAATCT ATCAAAGCTGGAGATATACGAGTTTTGGCAAACACATCTTTCCTTCTAGTAAAAAAAGACTGGTCCTCTGAAATTCGGTTGCATGCTTTTAAAATGTTGCAG CATTTGGTTCGGTTGCGGTGGGAGGAATTAAGCTCCATAGAGAGGAGGAACTTTGCAAATGTTGCTCTTGATTTGATGTCTGAGATGGCAAATCCTTGTGAGGAATGGGCCTTGAAAAGTCAAACAGCAGCCCTTGTTGCTGAG ATTGTAAGAAGAGAAGTACACCTATGGCACGAACTGCTTCCATCTCTGGTTTCCTTATCTGGGAAGGGTCCTGTACAa GCTGAGTTGGTTTCAATGATGCTGAGGTGGCTTCCGGAAGATATAACTGTTCACAATGAAGATTTGGAAG GTGATCGACGAAGACTATTACTGCGTGGGCTTACTCAATCTTTGCCTGAAATTTTGCCTTTACTATACACG TTACTAGAAAGGCACTTCGGATGTGCGGTGAATGAAGCAGGCAAACAACAATTGGACCTTGCAAAACAACATGCAGCTACAGTGACAGCTACTTTGAATGCTGTTAATGCATATGCTGAATGGGCTCCATTACCTGATCTTGCTAAATATGGTATAATTCATGG GTGTAGTTTTCTCCTTTCTTCCCCTGATTTCCGCCTTCATGCTTGTGAATTTTTCAAACTTGTCTCTCCCAG GAAGAGACCATTTGATGAATCTGCCCCTGATTTTGATTCTGCAATGAGAAATATCTTTCATACCCTGATGAACCTTTCCAAAGAATTCTTATACAAATCTGGCTCTAGTTCTGGGGCTCTCGATGAAAGTGATATTGAGTTTGCAGAATATATATGTGAGAGTATGGTGTTCTTGGGCAGTTCAAACTTGCAATGTATTGCTGGTGATAGCACCTTACTACCTCTTTATTTTCAACTG ATGTTGGGGTTCTTTCAACATTTTAAGCTAGCTCTTCATTTTCAATCCCTGCTCTTTTGGCTG GCACTAATGAGAGACTTAATGTCAAAGCCGAAGGTTGTACATTCAACTGGGGATGGTTCTGTTGTTAAAGCTTTGGGCTCTGGTTCTGTCCAGGTTGATAACGAAAAGAAAGTTATCTTAAGTTTTGTAAATGATGATATGTGTACTGCAATTCTGGATATATCTTTCCAGCGCATGctcaagaaagaaaaagttcCTCTTGGAATAAGTATGGGGTCATTGGAGTTGTGGAGTGAAGATTTTGAGGGAAAGGGTGATTTTGGCCAGTATCGTTCAAAATTG TTAGAATTGATCAAGTTTATTGCTTCATACAAGCCCTTGATAGCTGGTATTAAGGTTTCTGAAAGAATTGATACAATTATCAAAACGCTCTTGCTTTCTTCCATGCCTGCTCAG GAGCTGGCTGTGATGGATAGCATGCAATTGGCTTTAGAAAATGTTGTAAGCACAGTTTTTGATGGGTCAAATGAAATCGTTGGTGGTAGTTCTGAAGTTCAACTCGCACTATGCAGAATATTTGAAG ggtTGCTTCAGCAACTTCTTTCTTTGAAATGGACTGAGCCAGCCCTTGTGGAAGTACTTGGGCACTACTTAGATGCATTTGGTCCTTTTCTGAAGTTTTTCCCAGATGCAGTTGGCAGTGTTATCAACAAATTATTTGAGCTTTTAACCTCACTTCCATTTGTCGTTAAG gATCCTTCTACAAATAGTGCACGACATGCAAGGTTGCAAATTTGTACATCTTTTATTCGTATTGCCAAAGCTGCTGATAAAAGTGTTCTGCCTCATATGAAG GGTATAGCAGATACCATGGCGTATTTGCAAAGAGAAGGTCGTTTACTTCGTGGTGAACATAATCTTCTAGGTGAAGCATTTCTTGTCATGGCTTCTGCTGCAGG GATTCAGCAACAGCAAGAGGTTTTGGCCTGGTTATTAGAACCTTTGAGCCAACAGTGGACTCAGCTTGATtggcaaaataattatttgtctGAACCACTAGGTATAGTTCGGCTTTGCTTTGAGACACCAATGATGTGGTCAATTTTCCATACTGTGACTTTCTTTGAGAAGGCACTCAAGAGAAGTGGAACAAGAAAAGCCCAACCGAATTTACAAAACAACTTGGCAGCAAGTTCTACTTTCTTGCATCCTATGGCATCTCATTTATCATGGATGCTGCCACCTCTTCTGAAA CTGCTTCGTGTGGTACACTCCCTTTGGTCTCCATCTGTTTCTCAATCACTACCTGTAGAGGTAAAAGCCGCTATGACCATGAGTGATGTTGAGAGGTTCAGTCTTCTTGGGGAAGGAAACCCCAAATTGTCAAAGGGTGCATCAATATCCGCCGAGGGATATCAGATCAGTATAAGTAAGGAAGGTTATACAGAGCCAAATGAAAATGATATACGGAATTGGCTGAAAGGTATCAGAGATAGCGG gtACAATGTATTGGGCTTGTCAACAACAATTGGGGATACACTTTTCAAATGTTTGGATATTCATTCAGTCGCTTTAGCCCTGATGGAGAATATACAATCCATGGAGTTCAGGCATATAAGGCAGCTTGTTCATTCAGCTTTGATTCCTTTGGTTAAAAATTGCCCTTCAGATATGTGGGAGGTTTGGCTAGAAAAGCTTTTGCACCCATTATTTCTACACTCTCAGCAGGTTCTTAGCTGCTCCTGGTCCAGTCTTCTACATGAAGGTAGAGCAAAGGTTCCAGATGCCCATGGAATTCTTGCTGGATCAGACTTAAAAGTGGAAGTAATGGAGGAGAAGTTACTTAGAGATTTAACTCGGGAGGTTTGCTCACTTCTCTCTGTTATAGCTTCACCACAGCTAAATACCAGACTTCCTACCTTGGAGAGCTCTGGACATATCAGCCGCGTGGATACGTCTTCACTCAAAGAGTTGGATGCATTCACTTCAAACTCCATGGTTGG TTTCATATTGAAGCACAAAAATTTGGCCCTTCCAGCATTGCATATATGTTTAGGAGCTTTCACATGGACAGATGGTGAAGCAGTCACCAAAGTTTCTTCCTTTTGTGCTACTTTGGTTGTTCTAGCCATATCAACAAGAAGTGTCGAACTCCAAGAATTTGTTTCCAAGGATCTGTTTTCAGCAATTATTCAAGGTTTAGCCCTCGAGTCAAATGCAATTATTAGTGCTGATCTGGTTGGTCTCTGTCGTGAAATATTCATATATCTCTGTGATAGAGATTCAGCTCCAAGGAAG GTTTTGCTCTCGCTTCCTTCCATCACACCTCAAGATTTGCTTGCTTTTGAAGAAGCTTTGACAAAGACATCTAGTcctaaagaacaaaaacaacatATGAAAAGCTTGCTCTTATTAGCTACCGGAAACAAGTTAAAAGCACTTGCCGCTCAGAAAAGTGTAAATGTAATTACCAATGTATCAA TGAGACCTCGCAGCATGGTCAACTCTACAGAAACCAGAGTGGATGAGAGTGAAGCGGTAGGACTGGCAGCAATATTATGA
- the LOC107412091 gene encoding F-box/LRR-repeat protein At3g03360: MARERIFKKAKEDMMSKLPDEILVSIMRCLPTKQAARTSVVCQRWHKIWKITISIQPRLIFNLDKGWSSALRKKSLRDAAKDLAKKRINEVNAVLKLHEAPTLDEYSLIASKLEPKHRHHINTWMDFAAKKHVKKLTLQLRSKIGYNATFLADNFGCLRELYIQVILVGENSIHRLFSNTPFLELFSLLNSYTLYDFKIVSAPNLNYLQIEDCCSLENLEISSASNLKRLKIRGDVALQSVDISSAPNLSDLILGIDGPNFKLDHHLALLNQIKRLTLYIDVGYYLFSPS, translated from the coding sequence atGGCGAGAGAGAGGATATTCAAGAAAGCCAAGGAAGACATGATGAGTAAATTACCTGATGAAATTTTGGTATCAATTATGAGATGTTTGCCAACAAAACAAGCAGCAAGAACTAGCGTGGTTTGTCAGCGATGGCATAAGATTTGGAAGATTACAATTTCTATTCAACCAAGgttgatttttaatttggaCAAAGGGTGGTCCTCTGCTCTAAGGAAGAAGTCGCTTAGGGATGCGGCGAAGGATTTGGCAAAGAAGAGGATAAACGAAGTGAATGCAGTGTTGAAATTGCATGAGGCACCAACACTGGACGAGTACTCATTGATTGCTTCCAAATTGGAACCAAAGCATCGTCATCATATAAACACATGGATGGATTTTGCTGCCAAAAAACATGTCAAAAAGCTCACTTTGCAACTTCGTTCTAAAATTGGTTACAATGCTACTTTTCTTGCTGATAATTTTGGTTGTCTCAGGGAATTGTATATTCAGGTAATACTTGTGGGTGAAAACTCTATCCACCGTTTGTTCTCCAACACTCCGTTCCTTGaacttttttcacttttaaattCCTAtacattatatgattttaaaattgtttctgCTCCCAATCTCAATTACTTGCAAATAGAAGATTGCTGTAGTCTGGAAAACCTCGAAATCTCCTCAGCAAGCAATCTTAAAAGATTGAAAATAAGAGGTGATGTTGCTTTGCAAAGCGTTGACATATCTTCTGCTCCAAATCTCTCCGATCTAATTCTTGGCATAGATGGTCCGAATTTCAAGCTTGACCATCATCTGGCTTtacttaatcaaatcaaaagaCTTACTCTGTACATTGATGTAGGTTACTATTTATTTTCTCCATcttag
- the LOC107412090 gene encoding protein HASTY 1 isoform X2 gives MKIWKVIDEDYYCVGLLNLCLKFCLYYTRALILQLLERHFGCAVNEAGKQQLDLAKQHAATVTATLNAVNAYAEWAPLPDLAKYGIIHGCSFLLSSPDFRLHACEFFKLVSPRKRPFDESAPDFDSAMRNIFHTLMNLSKEFLYKSGSSSGALDESDIEFAEYICESMVFLGSSNLQCIAGDSTLLPLYFQLMLGFFQHFKLALHFQSLLFWLALMRDLMSKPKVVHSTGDGSVVKALGSGSVQVDNEKKVILSFVNDDMCTAILDISFQRMLKKEKVPLGISMGSLELWSEDFEGKGDFGQYRSKLLELIKFIASYKPLIAGIKVSERIDTIIKTLLLSSMPAQELAVMDSMQLALENVVSTVFDGSNEIVGGSSEVQLALCRIFEGLLQQLLSLKWTEPALVEVLGHYLDAFGPFLKFFPDAVGSVINKLFELLTSLPFVVKDPSTNSARHARLQICTSFIRIAKAADKSVLPHMKGIADTMAYLQREGRLLRGEHNLLGEAFLVMASAAGIQQQQEVLAWLLEPLSQQWTQLDWQNNYLSEPLGIVRLCFETPMMWSIFHTVTFFEKALKRSGTRKAQPNLQNNLAASSTFLHPMASHLSWMLPPLLKLLRVVHSLWSPSVSQSLPVEVKAAMTMSDVERFSLLGEGNPKLSKGASISAEGYQISISKEGYTEPNENDIRNWLKGIRDSGYNVLGLSTTIGDTLFKCLDIHSVALALMENIQSMEFRHIRQLVHSALIPLVKNCPSDMWEVWLEKLLHPLFLHSQQVLSCSWSSLLHEGRAKVPDAHGILAGSDLKVEVMEEKLLRDLTREVCSLLSVIASPQLNTRLPTLESSGHISRVDTSSLKELDAFTSNSMVGFILKHKNLALPALHICLGAFTWTDGEAVTKVSSFCATLVVLAISTRSVELQEFVSKDLFSAIIQGLALESNAIISADLVGLCREIFIYLCDRDSAPRKVLLSLPSITPQDLLAFEEALTKTSSPKEQKQHMKSLLLLATGNKLKALAAQKSVNVITNVSMRPRSMVNSTETRVDESEAVGLAAIL, from the exons ATGAAGATTTGGAAG GTGATCGACGAAGACTATTACTGCGTGGGCTTACTCAATCTTTGCCTGAAATTTTGCCTTTACTATACACG TGCCCTGATTTTGCAGTTACTAGAAAGGCACTTCGGATGTGCGGTGAATGAAGCAGGCAAACAACAATTGGACCTTGCAAAACAACATGCAGCTACAGTGACAGCTACTTTGAATGCTGTTAATGCATATGCTGAATGGGCTCCATTACCTGATCTTGCTAAATATGGTATAATTCATGG GTGTAGTTTTCTCCTTTCTTCCCCTGATTTCCGCCTTCATGCTTGTGAATTTTTCAAACTTGTCTCTCCCAG GAAGAGACCATTTGATGAATCTGCCCCTGATTTTGATTCTGCAATGAGAAATATCTTTCATACCCTGATGAACCTTTCCAAAGAATTCTTATACAAATCTGGCTCTAGTTCTGGGGCTCTCGATGAAAGTGATATTGAGTTTGCAGAATATATATGTGAGAGTATGGTGTTCTTGGGCAGTTCAAACTTGCAATGTATTGCTGGTGATAGCACCTTACTACCTCTTTATTTTCAACTG ATGTTGGGGTTCTTTCAACATTTTAAGCTAGCTCTTCATTTTCAATCCCTGCTCTTTTGGCTG GCACTAATGAGAGACTTAATGTCAAAGCCGAAGGTTGTACATTCAACTGGGGATGGTTCTGTTGTTAAAGCTTTGGGCTCTGGTTCTGTCCAGGTTGATAACGAAAAGAAAGTTATCTTAAGTTTTGTAAATGATGATATGTGTACTGCAATTCTGGATATATCTTTCCAGCGCATGctcaagaaagaaaaagttcCTCTTGGAATAAGTATGGGGTCATTGGAGTTGTGGAGTGAAGATTTTGAGGGAAAGGGTGATTTTGGCCAGTATCGTTCAAAATTG TTAGAATTGATCAAGTTTATTGCTTCATACAAGCCCTTGATAGCTGGTATTAAGGTTTCTGAAAGAATTGATACAATTATCAAAACGCTCTTGCTTTCTTCCATGCCTGCTCAG GAGCTGGCTGTGATGGATAGCATGCAATTGGCTTTAGAAAATGTTGTAAGCACAGTTTTTGATGGGTCAAATGAAATCGTTGGTGGTAGTTCTGAAGTTCAACTCGCACTATGCAGAATATTTGAAG ggtTGCTTCAGCAACTTCTTTCTTTGAAATGGACTGAGCCAGCCCTTGTGGAAGTACTTGGGCACTACTTAGATGCATTTGGTCCTTTTCTGAAGTTTTTCCCAGATGCAGTTGGCAGTGTTATCAACAAATTATTTGAGCTTTTAACCTCACTTCCATTTGTCGTTAAG gATCCTTCTACAAATAGTGCACGACATGCAAGGTTGCAAATTTGTACATCTTTTATTCGTATTGCCAAAGCTGCTGATAAAAGTGTTCTGCCTCATATGAAG GGTATAGCAGATACCATGGCGTATTTGCAAAGAGAAGGTCGTTTACTTCGTGGTGAACATAATCTTCTAGGTGAAGCATTTCTTGTCATGGCTTCTGCTGCAGG GATTCAGCAACAGCAAGAGGTTTTGGCCTGGTTATTAGAACCTTTGAGCCAACAGTGGACTCAGCTTGATtggcaaaataattatttgtctGAACCACTAGGTATAGTTCGGCTTTGCTTTGAGACACCAATGATGTGGTCAATTTTCCATACTGTGACTTTCTTTGAGAAGGCACTCAAGAGAAGTGGAACAAGAAAAGCCCAACCGAATTTACAAAACAACTTGGCAGCAAGTTCTACTTTCTTGCATCCTATGGCATCTCATTTATCATGGATGCTGCCACCTCTTCTGAAA CTGCTTCGTGTGGTACACTCCCTTTGGTCTCCATCTGTTTCTCAATCACTACCTGTAGAGGTAAAAGCCGCTATGACCATGAGTGATGTTGAGAGGTTCAGTCTTCTTGGGGAAGGAAACCCCAAATTGTCAAAGGGTGCATCAATATCCGCCGAGGGATATCAGATCAGTATAAGTAAGGAAGGTTATACAGAGCCAAATGAAAATGATATACGGAATTGGCTGAAAGGTATCAGAGATAGCGG gtACAATGTATTGGGCTTGTCAACAACAATTGGGGATACACTTTTCAAATGTTTGGATATTCATTCAGTCGCTTTAGCCCTGATGGAGAATATACAATCCATGGAGTTCAGGCATATAAGGCAGCTTGTTCATTCAGCTTTGATTCCTTTGGTTAAAAATTGCCCTTCAGATATGTGGGAGGTTTGGCTAGAAAAGCTTTTGCACCCATTATTTCTACACTCTCAGCAGGTTCTTAGCTGCTCCTGGTCCAGTCTTCTACATGAAGGTAGAGCAAAGGTTCCAGATGCCCATGGAATTCTTGCTGGATCAGACTTAAAAGTGGAAGTAATGGAGGAGAAGTTACTTAGAGATTTAACTCGGGAGGTTTGCTCACTTCTCTCTGTTATAGCTTCACCACAGCTAAATACCAGACTTCCTACCTTGGAGAGCTCTGGACATATCAGCCGCGTGGATACGTCTTCACTCAAAGAGTTGGATGCATTCACTTCAAACTCCATGGTTGG TTTCATATTGAAGCACAAAAATTTGGCCCTTCCAGCATTGCATATATGTTTAGGAGCTTTCACATGGACAGATGGTGAAGCAGTCACCAAAGTTTCTTCCTTTTGTGCTACTTTGGTTGTTCTAGCCATATCAACAAGAAGTGTCGAACTCCAAGAATTTGTTTCCAAGGATCTGTTTTCAGCAATTATTCAAGGTTTAGCCCTCGAGTCAAATGCAATTATTAGTGCTGATCTGGTTGGTCTCTGTCGTGAAATATTCATATATCTCTGTGATAGAGATTCAGCTCCAAGGAAG GTTTTGCTCTCGCTTCCTTCCATCACACCTCAAGATTTGCTTGCTTTTGAAGAAGCTTTGACAAAGACATCTAGTcctaaagaacaaaaacaacatATGAAAAGCTTGCTCTTATTAGCTACCGGAAACAAGTTAAAAGCACTTGCCGCTCAGAAAAGTGTAAATGTAATTACCAATGTATCAA TGAGACCTCGCAGCATGGTCAACTCTACAGAAACCAGAGTGGATGAGAGTGAAGCGGTAGGACTGGCAGCAATATTATGA
- the LOC107412098 gene encoding putative F-box/LRR-repeat protein At3g28410, which yields MMIMSKLADEEDDLSKFPDEIVASIMCWLDTEEAARMSVVSKRLRKIWKSTIQNTPRLAFNVDYKFAKKLSAAHNDRLTLKFENDDDDSDLIRRYSSIINEMKVRDLMRDKIINEVNGVLELHKAPTLDEFSLFGDRLIRKQRHHINTWVHFAAKKHVKKLTLHLNTAIRYDATFIADKFHCLRDLYIKGLYVTQNVIRSLFSNCPFLERFSLLHSYKFDKLKIISAPNLKYLHLSDNWNLRQFKFSSAKNVLDTIEIGGGQYPLLTIDVSAPNLSHLNLAIHHCFKFDPYLTLLNQIKRLALRIGSDRSLLQFPQFSKVDHLELILSSSYQIPIHLLPDFLKTAPLLNTLSIKFCRLRHPAKDNCLKWLGKHIVEKVEVNHSCQYIKVVKLDDFAGCQDEIEFLLNLLYTVSVEKIIIQLMPFTVWRNRKTWWCYEDEFDNLYEEFCQGSGQLLKMKILQMHPNADVTVKL from the exons atgatgataatgagtaAATTAGCAGATGAAGAAGACGATTTGAGTAAATTTCCAGATGAAATTGTTGCATCAATTATGTGCTGGTTGGATACGGAAGAAGCAGCAAGAATGAGTGTGGTTTCGAAGCGATTACGAAAGATTTGGAAATCTACGATTCAGAATACACCTAGGTTGGCTTTCAATGTTGATTAtaaatttgcaaaaaaattgtcTGCAGCACACAATGATAGATTGACTCTCAAATTTgagaatgatgatgatgatagtgATTTAATCAGACGGTACTCCAGTATCATAAATGAGATGAAAGTGAGGGATTTAATGAGAGACAAAATCATAAATGAGGTGAATGGAGTATTGGAATTGCACAAGGCACCAACTTTGGATGAGTTTTCATTATTTGGTGATAGATTGATTCGGAAGCAACGTCATCATATAAACACATGGGTGCATTTTGCTGCCAAAAAACATGTCAAAAAGCTCACTCTGCATCTTAACACTGCTATTCGTTACGATGCTACTTTTATTGCTGATAAATTTCATTGCCTCAGGGATTTGTATATCAAAGGGTTATATGTCACTCAAAACGTTATTCGCAGTTTATTCTCTAACTGTCCATTTCTTGAACGTTTTTCTCTTCTGCATTCCTATAAATTTGATAAGTTGAAAATTATTTCTGCTCCCAATCTCAAATACTTGCATTTGAGTGACAACTGGAATCTGAGACAATTTAAATTCTCCTCTGCAAAGAATGTTCTTGATACAATAGAAATAGGAGGAGGTCAGTATCCTTTGCTAACCATCGACGTCTCTGCTCCAAATCTTTCTCACCTAAACCTTGCCATCCATCACTGCTTCAAATTTGACCCTTATCTGACTCtacttaatcaaatcaaaagaCTTGCTCTGCGGATTGGATCGGATCGGTCtcttcttcaatttcctcaGTTTAGTAAGGTTGACCATTTGGAATTGATTCTGTCTTCCAGCTACCAAATACCAATTCACCTTTTGCCTGATTTTCTCAAGACAGCTCCTCTCTTGAATACTTTGTCAATCAAG TTCTGCAGACTACGACATCCTGCTAAAGATAATTGCTTAAAg TGGTTGGGTAAACATATCGTTGAGAAAGTGGAGGTAAATCATTCATGTCAATACATTAAGGTGGTGAAGTTGGATGATTTTGCTGGGTGCCAAGATGAAATTGAGTTTCTGTTGAATTTACTCTATACTGTCTCAgtggagaaaataataattcaacttATGCCTTTTACTGTTTGGAGAAACAGAAAAACGTGGTGGTGCTACGAAGATGAATTTGATAATCTATATGAAGAATTCTGTCAAGGGTCTGGTCAGCTactgaaaatgaaaatactGCAGATGCATCCTAATGCAGATGTAACTGTAAAATTATGA
- the LOC107412105 gene encoding sodium/hydrogen exchanger 2: MAVGLSYAVSKLQMLSTSDHASVVSMNLFVALLCACIVVGHLLEENRWVNESITALVIGVCTGVVILLVSGGKSSHLLVFSEDLFFIYMLPPIIFNAGFQVKKKQFFVNFITIVMFGAIGTLVSCSIIALGVTQFFKKMDIGSLDIGDYLAIGAIFAATDSVCTLQVLNQDETPLLYSLVFGEGVVNDATSVVLFNAIQSFDLTNIDPRIALHFIGNFLYLFVASTLLGVITGLLSAYIIKKLYFGRHSTDREVALMMLMAYLSYMLAELFYLSGILTVFFCGIVMSHYTWHNVTESSRVTTKHAFATLSFVAEIFIFLYVGMDALDIEKWRFVSDSPGTSVAVSSILLALIMVARAAFVFPLSFLSNLAKKNSHEKISIRQQVIIWWAGLMRGAVSIALAYNQFTRSGHTQLRANAIMITSTITVVLFSTVVFGLLTKPLIRFLIPNPKHTTSMTLSDPSTPKSATMPLLGSAQDSETDLVGHDIPRPGSIRALLATPTHTVHRYWRKFDDAFMRPVFGGRGFVPFVPGSPTERGEPQWQ, from the exons ATGGCTGTCGGCTTGAGCTATGCGGTATCTAAATTGCAAATGCTATCTACTTCGGATCACGCGTCAGTGGTCTCCATGAACCTCTTTGTGGCTCTGCTCTGTGCTTGTATTGTGGTTGGCCATCTGCTTGAGGAGAATAGATGGGTGAACGAGTCGATTACTGCACTTGTAATC GGTGTGTGCACCGGAGTTGTTATTTTGCTAGTTAGCGGTGGGAAAAGCTCACATCTTTTAGTTTTCAGTGAAGATCTCTTCTTTATATACATGCTGCCTCCTATCATATTTAATGCAGG GTTTCAGGTGAAAAAGAAGCAGTTCTTTGTCAACTTCATTACTATCGTGATGTTTGGTGCTATTGGTACATTGGTATCCTGCAGTATCATAGCACTAG GGGTTACTCAGTTTTTCAAGAAAATGGACATCGGTTCCCTGGATATAGGGGATTATTTAG CTATCGGTGCAATTTTTGCAGCAACAGATTCTGTATGCACATTGCAG GTGCTTAATCAGGATGAGACACCTTTACTCTATAGTCTTGTTTTTGGGGAGGGTGTTGTTAATGATGCCACATCCGTAGTACTTTTCAATGCAATCCAAAGCTTTGACCTGACTAACATTGACCCCCGAATTGCTTTGCATTTTATTGGCAACTTCTTGTACTTGTTTGTTGCAAGCACCCTACTAGGAGTGATA ACAGGGCTGCTTAGTGCTTACATTATCAAAAAGCTGTACTTTGGCAG GCACTCTACAGATCGGGAGGTTGCTCTTATGATGCTTATGGCATATCTTTCATATATGCTTGCTGAA TTATTCTATTTAAGTGGCATTCTCACTGTCTTCTTTTGTGGGATTGTCATGTCTCATTATACCTGGCACAATGTGACTGAAAGCTCAAGAGTCACCACCAA GCATGCATTTGCAACCTTGTCATTTGTTGCTGagatttttatctttctttatgtTGGTATGGATGCCTTGGATATTGAAAAGTGGAGATTCGTGAGTGATAG TCCTGGAACATCAGTAGCAGTGAGTTCAATACTCCTAGCTTTGATTATGGTTGCAAGAGCAGCATTTGTTTTCCCCCTATCTTTCTTATCCAACTTAGCTAAGAAAAATTCGCACGAGAAAATTAGTATCAGGCAGCAA gtGATAATATGGTGGGCTGGTCTCATGAGAGGTGCTGTGTCTATAGCCCTTGCTTACAATCAG TTTACAAGGTCAGGGCATACCCAATTGCGAGCTAATGCAATCATGATCACCAGCACGATCACTGTTGTTCTTTTCAGCACAGTG GTATTTGGTTTGCTGACTAAACCTCTTATAAGGTTTTTGATACCTAACCCAAAACACACAACCAGCATGACCCTATCAGATCCATCTACTCCAAAATCAGCGACTATGCCTCTTCTTGGAAGTGCACAGGATTCTGAAACGGATCTTGTTGGCCATGATATTCCACGGCCAGGAAGCATCCGTGCCCTTCTTGCCACTCCAACA